In Sphingomonas sp. Leaf357, a single genomic region encodes these proteins:
- a CDS encoding fumarylacetoacetate hydrolase family protein, whose product MKLATLDDGTRDGRLFLVSRDHARAASADGIAATLQEALERWSVVEAPLRARAVALESGDLNDAIDFVAGDALAPLPRAWQWLDGSAYDSHGALLRSVSGRAAPPPGPLMYQGVSHTFYASTADFPAPSESHNIDFEGEFGIIVDDVPMGTTAEEAASHIKLIVLINDWSLRGFAGRESAIGFGWVQAKPPCSVAPVAITPDELGVHWRDGRVDLPLLVDWNGERFGAAQGYHMSWSFPEHVAHAALTRSLCAGTIIGGGTVSNENYREVGSSCIAERRGIEALDEGKPRTEFMKFGDRVRMEATLPDGAPLFGVIDQKVVPA is encoded by the coding sequence GTGAAACTCGCCACCCTGGATGACGGTACCCGCGATGGCCGCCTTTTCCTCGTCTCCCGCGATCACGCGCGCGCAGCGTCAGCCGATGGCATCGCGGCGACTCTGCAGGAGGCGCTCGAGCGGTGGAGCGTGGTCGAGGCACCGCTTCGCGCCCGTGCCGTAGCGCTCGAAAGCGGTGACCTGAACGATGCGATCGATTTCGTGGCGGGCGATGCGCTCGCCCCGCTGCCACGCGCATGGCAGTGGCTCGACGGCTCCGCCTATGACAGCCACGGCGCGCTGCTGCGGTCGGTGTCGGGGCGCGCGGCTCCTCCTCCGGGGCCGCTGATGTATCAGGGCGTGTCGCACACCTTCTATGCGAGCACCGCCGATTTTCCGGCGCCGAGCGAAAGCCACAACATCGATTTCGAGGGTGAATTCGGGATCATCGTCGATGACGTGCCGATGGGAACGACGGCCGAGGAGGCCGCGTCGCACATCAAGCTGATCGTGCTGATCAACGATTGGTCGTTGCGGGGTTTCGCAGGACGCGAGTCGGCGATCGGCTTCGGCTGGGTGCAGGCCAAGCCGCCGTGCAGCGTCGCTCCGGTCGCGATCACGCCCGACGAACTGGGCGTGCACTGGCGCGACGGGCGGGTCGACCTGCCGCTGCTGGTCGACTGGAACGGCGAGCGCTTCGGCGCGGCGCAGGGCTATCATATGAGCTGGTCGTTCCCGGAGCACGTGGCGCACGCCGCGCTGACCCGGTCGCTGTGCGCCGGCACGATCATCGGCGGCGGTACGGTTTCGAACGAGAATTACCGCGAGGTCGGATCGTCGTGCATCGCCGAGCGGCGCGGAATCGAGGCGCTCGACGAGGGCAAGCCGCGGACCGAATTCATGAAATTCGGTGATCGCGTGCGGATGGAAGCGACGCTGCCCGACGGCGCGCCGCTGTTCGGCGTGATCGACCAGAAGGTCGTGCCGGCATGA
- a CDS encoding PRC-barrel domain containing protein has translation MIAAIMTAANLGTRITGWGFIVFMIGSVAWSTVAIGTGQTNLLWTNGFLTIVNAIGIWRWLGREARHEDGREAATAHSAESTDVATLFGMGSIVGAPLTGRGGGRLGTIVDGMMRCDNRDLAYLVVSEGGMAGLGERLHALDPSAVHFSPAGARCDLTASDLQELAILEQGEWPAEIPKTRLDVRR, from the coding sequence ATGATCGCCGCGATCATGACCGCGGCCAATCTCGGCACGCGCATCACGGGCTGGGGCTTCATCGTCTTCATGATCGGCTCGGTCGCCTGGTCGACGGTGGCGATCGGCACAGGGCAGACCAATCTTTTATGGACCAACGGCTTCCTCACGATCGTCAACGCCATCGGTATCTGGCGCTGGCTCGGTCGCGAAGCGCGCCATGAGGACGGACGTGAAGCGGCAACCGCCCACAGCGCCGAAAGCACCGATGTCGCCACCTTGTTCGGCATGGGATCGATCGTCGGCGCACCGCTCACCGGGCGGGGCGGCGGCCGCCTGGGCACCATCGTCGATGGCATGATGCGATGCGATAATCGCGACCTGGCGTATCTCGTCGTGTCCGAAGGCGGCATGGCAGGCCTCGGGGAGCGACTACACGCACTCGATCCTAGTGCGGTTCATTTCTCGCCCGCCGGCGCACGCTGCGATCTGACTGCGTCCGATCTCCAAGAACTAGCGATACTCGAGCAGGGCGAGTGGCCCGCCGAGATTCCCAAAACCCGGCTCGATGTCCGACGATAG
- a CDS encoding secondary thiamine-phosphate synthase enzyme YjbQ, with amino-acid sequence MRQAYTKLTIGTRRQGLSDITRDIAAWVAAQSIETGLLTIFCRHTSASLLIQENAAREVRSDIEDYFAHIAPEGADYAHDDEGPDDMPAHLRTALTQVQLSIPIVDATMVLGTWQGIYLFEHRRRPHRREIVLHVMGQ; translated from the coding sequence ATGCGACAGGCTTATACCAAATTGACGATCGGCACCCGCCGGCAGGGTCTGAGCGACATCACCCGCGACATCGCGGCGTGGGTCGCGGCGCAGTCGATCGAGACCGGGCTGCTGACGATATTCTGCCGCCACACCTCGGCATCGCTGCTTATTCAGGAGAATGCGGCGCGGGAGGTCCGCAGTGATATCGAAGACTATTTCGCGCACATCGCGCCGGAAGGCGCGGATTACGCGCATGACGACGAAGGCCCCGACGACATGCCGGCCCACCTTCGTACCGCCCTGACGCAGGTGCAGCTGTCGATTCCCATCGTCGACGCGACGATGGTGCTCGGCACGTGGCAGGGCATTTATCTGTTCGAACATCGCAGACGGCCCCATCGGCGCGAGATCGTCCTGCATGTGATGGGGCAATGA
- a CDS encoding PAS domain-containing protein gives MNRTFAEGAVILAPRGRDASIAMAMLAEGGLEASIAAGLANFVAMLRNGAGFAIITEEALRGADLKELAGFIADQAEWSDLPFIVLTERGGGLERNPGAVRLLETLGNVTFLERPFHPTTLLSLARSARRARLRQYEARKRLEDIHRGQEQLKLALAAGGLGAWVIDLTTLSLTAEADSKAHFGRTKDDPFSYEDLFADIHPDDRAAVRQAAVASIETGIDYSAEYRCIWPDGSLHWVQTNGRVERNADGRAIRLIGVSHEITDRRIVEARQQALLTLSDRLREAGDAAQMSFDAAEILGTTLAVSRAGYGKVDTVKETITIERDWNMPGIESLAGTLHFRDYGSYIEDLKAGRTAAIADARLDPRTAGTAAALEKISARSLLNMPIVENGAFVALLYLSHAAPRAWSEDDFAFIRDVADRTQAAIERRTAELSLAALAETLERQVEERTRERDRTWQNSQDLLAIVSSDGEFLAVNPAWTTILGWVPNEVVGQQHVDFSHPDDRAASADALGRALLGPLRQYENRVRHKDGSYRWISWVATVAGDRVYASGRHITAEREAQAELEQAQDQLRQAQKMEAVGQLTGGLAHDFNNLLTAISGSLELIQTRVRQGRPDAIDRYIDMAQQGAKRAAALTHRLLAFSRRQTLDPRPTDINRLIVSLDDLLRRSVGPGIELEVVGAGGLWTTLIDPNQLENALLNLCINARDAMPDGGRITIETANKWLDRRAAKERDLQPGQYVSLCVTDTGTGMSAETIERAFDPFYTTKPMGEGTGLGLSMIYGFVRQSGGQVRIYSEIGQGTTMCLYLPRSNAEADDEAEAEYPRDQLGAGSGETVLVVDDEPAIRVLVADTLADLGYHAIEAKDGPAGLAILESTTRIDLLITDVGLPKGMNGRQLADAARVGRPDLKILFITGYAENAVVGNGQLERGMHVLTKPFGMDVLASRIRELIGA, from the coding sequence TTGAACCGTACTTTTGCCGAAGGCGCCGTCATTCTCGCTCCACGAGGCCGCGATGCGTCCATCGCGATGGCGATGCTTGCGGAGGGCGGACTGGAGGCAAGCATCGCCGCCGGGCTGGCCAACTTCGTGGCGATGCTGCGAAACGGTGCCGGCTTCGCGATCATCACCGAAGAAGCGTTGCGGGGGGCCGATCTCAAGGAGTTGGCGGGCTTCATCGCCGATCAGGCGGAATGGTCGGATCTGCCCTTCATCGTTCTGACCGAGCGGGGCGGCGGACTCGAACGCAATCCGGGCGCGGTGCGGCTTCTCGAGACCTTGGGCAACGTGACCTTTCTGGAACGGCCGTTCCATCCCACCACTCTGCTGTCGCTGGCCCGGTCGGCGCGGCGGGCGCGGCTGCGACAATATGAGGCGCGCAAGCGGCTCGAGGACATTCACCGCGGCCAGGAGCAGTTGAAGCTCGCGCTCGCCGCAGGCGGGCTCGGCGCATGGGTGATCGATCTCACGACGCTGTCGTTGACCGCCGAAGCGGATAGCAAGGCGCATTTCGGTCGAACCAAGGACGACCCGTTCAGCTACGAGGATCTGTTCGCCGATATCCATCCCGACGATCGCGCGGCCGTCCGACAGGCTGCGGTGGCCTCGATCGAGACCGGCATCGACTATAGCGCGGAATATCGCTGTATCTGGCCGGACGGCTCGCTCCATTGGGTGCAGACCAATGGGCGGGTCGAGCGCAACGCCGATGGACGGGCGATCCGGTTGATCGGCGTGTCGCATGAAATCACCGATCGGCGCATCGTCGAGGCACGACAACAGGCCCTGCTGACCCTGAGCGACCGGCTTCGCGAGGCGGGCGACGCCGCGCAGATGTCGTTCGACGCGGCGGAGATTTTGGGAACGACGCTCGCGGTGAGCCGCGCCGGCTATGGCAAGGTCGACACGGTCAAGGAAACGATCACGATCGAGCGCGACTGGAACATGCCTGGCATCGAAAGCCTGGCGGGCACGCTGCATTTTCGCGATTACGGATCGTATATCGAGGATCTGAAGGCGGGCCGAACCGCGGCGATCGCGGATGCGCGGCTCGACCCCCGCACCGCCGGCACCGCGGCGGCGCTCGAGAAAATTTCGGCACGCTCGCTGCTCAACATGCCGATCGTCGAGAATGGCGCGTTCGTCGCATTGCTGTATCTGAGTCACGCGGCACCGCGCGCCTGGTCCGAAGACGATTTCGCGTTTATCCGCGACGTGGCCGACCGCACCCAGGCGGCGATCGAGCGGCGTACCGCCGAACTGTCGCTGGCCGCGCTGGCCGAGACGCTCGAACGGCAGGTCGAGGAACGGACCCGCGAACGGGACCGGACGTGGCAGAATTCACAGGACCTGCTCGCGATCGTGTCGTCGGACGGCGAATTCCTTGCAGTCAATCCGGCATGGACTACCATTCTGGGTTGGGTGCCGAACGAGGTGGTCGGACAGCAGCACGTCGATTTCAGTCATCCCGACGATCGTGCCGCCAGTGCGGACGCGCTGGGGCGCGCACTGCTCGGCCCGTTGCGGCAATATGAGAACCGCGTGCGGCACAAGGACGGATCCTATCGGTGGATATCCTGGGTCGCGACGGTCGCTGGCGACAGAGTGTATGCCAGCGGTCGACATATCACCGCCGAACGCGAAGCTCAGGCGGAGTTGGAACAGGCACAGGACCAGTTGCGCCAGGCCCAGAAGATGGAGGCCGTAGGGCAGCTGACCGGCGGCTTGGCGCATGATTTCAACAACCTGCTGACCGCGATTTCAGGCAGCCTGGAATTGATCCAGACGCGCGTGCGTCAAGGGCGTCCGGATGCGATAGATCGCTACATCGACATGGCGCAACAAGGGGCCAAGCGCGCGGCGGCGCTGACGCATCGCCTGCTCGCGTTTTCGCGACGCCAGACCCTCGATCCGCGCCCGACCGATATCAACCGGCTGATCGTCAGTCTGGACGATCTGCTGCGCCGGTCGGTCGGACCGGGGATCGAACTGGAAGTGGTCGGCGCGGGGGGGCTGTGGACGACGTTGATCGACCCGAACCAATTGGAGAACGCCCTGCTCAATCTGTGCATCAACGCGCGCGACGCGATGCCGGACGGTGGGCGGATCACGATCGAGACGGCGAACAAGTGGCTCGACCGGCGTGCGGCCAAGGAACGCGATCTGCAGCCCGGCCAATACGTCTCGCTGTGCGTCACCGATACCGGGACCGGCATGTCGGCCGAGACGATCGAGCGAGCGTTCGATCCCTTCTACACGACCAAGCCGATGGGCGAGGGAACCGGGTTGGGCCTTTCGATGATCTATGGCTTCGTGCGTCAGTCCGGGGGTCAGGTGCGCATCTATTCGGAGATCGGACAAGGCACGACCATGTGCTTGTACCTCCCACGATCGAATGCCGAAGCCGACGACGAGGCGGAAGCCGAATATCCCCGCGATCAGCTCGGCGCTGGGAGCGGCGAAACCGTACTCGTGGTCGATGACGAACCGGCGATCCGGGTCCTCGTCGCGGACACGCTCGCCGATCTCGGCTATCACGCGATCGAGGCCAAGGACGGCCCGGCCGGTCTCGCCATCCTCGAATCGACGACCCGGATCGATCTCCTCATCACCGACGTCGGCCTGCCCAAGGGGATGAACGGGCGGCAGCTCGCCGATGCCGCGCGGGTCGGCCGGCCTGATCTGAAGATATTGTTCATCACTGGCTATGCGGAAAACGCGGTGGTGGGAAACGGGCAGCTCGAGCGGGGCATGCATGTGCTGACCAAGCCTTTCGGAATGGACGTCCTGGCCTCGCGCATTCGGGAACTGATCGGCGCATAA
- a CDS encoding NAD(P)/FAD-dependent oxidoreductase: MTNITDCLIVGAGPAGLTAAIYLARFNLSIRVVDDGKSRCATIPRTRNHAGYPGGIAGIELLDRMRDQAAEFGVHVVASRIDRIARDDAGHFAVALKGDTLSARTVLLATGVVNNRPRMDDEDHDRAVERGLLRYCPICDGYEVIDRQIGVIGTRTHGFNEAVFLRMYSKRVTLIAPDSIHDLSPEQRRTLADLGIDAVDGPCDDLGIDGDAIVAPTADGLIRFDTIYPALGSVIRSDLAVALGAKATDEGCLVVDDHQRTSIAGLYAAGDVSKGLDQISHAMGEAGVAATTIRNDLAKTISLVRQ; encoded by the coding sequence ATGACCAACATCACCGATTGTCTGATCGTCGGTGCCGGGCCGGCGGGCCTCACGGCCGCGATCTACCTGGCGCGTTTCAACCTTTCGATCCGCGTCGTGGACGACGGCAAGAGCCGGTGCGCCACGATCCCTCGCACGCGCAACCATGCCGGATATCCGGGGGGGATAGCGGGTATCGAGCTGCTTGATCGCATGCGCGATCAGGCCGCCGAATTCGGCGTGCATGTCGTCGCGTCCCGGATCGATCGGATCGCACGCGACGACGCCGGGCACTTCGCGGTCGCGCTAAAGGGCGACACGCTGAGTGCCCGAACCGTCCTGCTCGCCACGGGCGTGGTGAACAATCGTCCGCGCATGGACGACGAGGATCATGATCGTGCCGTCGAGCGCGGCCTGCTGCGATACTGCCCGATCTGTGACGGCTACGAAGTCATCGACCGTCAGATCGGTGTAATCGGCACCCGTACCCACGGCTTCAATGAGGCCGTTTTTCTGCGGATGTATTCCAAGCGCGTCACGTTGATCGCGCCGGACTCGATCCACGATCTATCGCCGGAACAGCGTCGGACGTTGGCCGACCTCGGCATCGACGCGGTCGACGGCCCCTGTGACGACCTCGGCATCGATGGCGACGCTATCGTCGCGCCCACCGCTGACGGCTTGATTAGGTTCGACACGATCTACCCTGCTTTGGGGTCGGTCATTCGTTCGGATCTCGCCGTGGCGCTGGGCGCGAAGGCCACGGACGAGGGATGCCTCGTCGTCGACGATCATCAGCGCACCAGCATCGCGGGCCTCTACGCCGCCGGGGATGTGTCGAAAGGTCTCGACCAGATCAGCCATGCGATGGGCGAGGCGGGCGTCGCGGCGACCACGATCAGAAACGACCTCGCCAAGACGATCAGCTTGGTCCGCCAGTAG
- a CDS encoding YbhB/YbcL family Raf kinase inhibitor-like protein, producing MLEHVPGWLGNLLRNQRAGHEKLVIADRGLGLGVETIDLSSPSFAPGGRLPTRFTADGEGVSPALNWSEVPQGTASIALIVEDPDAPTPSPLVHAILWGMSPDERSLAEGAIVPDGAGGPHGDVGRNSYLREGWLPPDPPTGHGEHDYVFQLFALSQHPVLTNPGRSAFIKAISGIVLGSGLLVGTYSRNDSASDRSVNTSDLQPAPI from the coding sequence ATGCTCGAACATGTTCCTGGCTGGCTCGGCAATCTGCTTCGCAACCAACGCGCTGGCCATGAGAAACTCGTCATCGCCGATCGGGGGTTAGGGCTCGGCGTCGAGACGATCGATCTCTCGAGCCCGTCGTTCGCGCCGGGCGGCAGGCTGCCGACCCGTTTCACCGCCGACGGCGAGGGCGTATCGCCTGCCTTGAACTGGTCGGAGGTGCCGCAAGGTACCGCCAGCATCGCCCTGATCGTCGAGGATCCCGATGCCCCCACGCCCAGCCCGTTGGTCCACGCCATCCTGTGGGGGATGTCGCCCGACGAGCGCAGCCTCGCCGAAGGTGCGATCGTGCCCGACGGTGCCGGTGGTCCACATGGAGATGTCGGGCGAAACAGCTATCTACGCGAAGGGTGGCTTCCGCCCGATCCGCCGACGGGTCACGGCGAGCACGATTACGTTTTTCAGCTGTTCGCGCTGTCCCAGCATCCCGTGCTCACCAATCCTGGCAGAAGCGCGTTCATCAAAGCGATTTCCGGGATCGTCTTGGGGAGCGGGCTGCTGGTCGGTACATATTCGCGTAACGACTCCGCCAGTGACCGATCGGTAAACACGTCCGATCTCCAGCCCGCCCCCATCTAG
- a CDS encoding ATPase domain-containing protein translates to MAGLDEILAGGLARGRLFLLEGSPGTGKTTIATQFLMAGAAAGERVLYITLSETDEELRAGAASHGWDFAPSFEVFELVPPETLLDEDQQQSLLYSSDLELGETTKRIFEVFERIRPSRIVLDSLSEIRLLAQSSLRYRRQILALKHYFSRHDATVLMLDDLTADVMDKTVHSVAHAVIRLEELSPNYGAERRRMRVLKYRGRKYRGGYHDFVIDTGGVRAFPRLVSAEHRTPFDRTTIAVDNRALNGLIGGGFERGASTLVLGPAGTGKSLLVLSFVKSAIARGESAAMFIFDEELGLLFDRAKGLDIDLQAMVDSGRLLIEQIDAAELTPGEFSERVRNCVEKRGAQTVVIDSLNGYQAAMPEEQALILHMHELLQYLNRRGAMTFLTVAQHGLVGDMKSPVDVTYLADTVILLRYFEALGRVRRAISVVKKRTGYHEDTIREFVIGSDGITLGEPLTAFQGVLRGVPTLVGDGERLLDVD, encoded by the coding sequence GTGGCCGGGCTCGACGAGATCCTAGCCGGCGGTTTGGCGCGCGGTCGGCTCTTCCTGCTGGAGGGAAGCCCCGGTACCGGCAAGACGACGATCGCCACGCAATTTCTGATGGCCGGCGCGGCGGCTGGCGAGCGCGTACTCTACATCACGTTGTCGGAGACGGATGAGGAATTGCGCGCCGGGGCGGCGTCGCACGGGTGGGATTTCGCGCCGTCGTTCGAGGTGTTCGAATTGGTCCCGCCCGAAACGTTGCTCGACGAGGATCAGCAGCAAAGCTTGCTCTATTCGTCCGATCTGGAACTCGGCGAGACGACGAAACGGATCTTCGAGGTGTTCGAACGGATCAGGCCGTCGCGGATCGTACTCGACAGCCTGTCCGAAATCCGCCTTCTGGCGCAGAGTTCGCTCCGCTATCGGCGGCAGATTCTCGCGCTCAAACATTATTTCTCGCGGCACGACGCGACCGTGCTAATGCTGGACGATCTCACCGCGGACGTCATGGACAAGACGGTCCACAGCGTCGCGCACGCGGTCATTCGACTTGAGGAATTGTCACCCAATTACGGCGCGGAACGGCGACGCATGCGCGTACTGAAGTATCGGGGGCGCAAATATCGCGGCGGATATCATGATTTCGTGATCGATACCGGCGGGGTTCGCGCCTTTCCCCGTCTGGTGTCGGCGGAACACCGCACGCCTTTCGACCGGACCACCATCGCCGTCGACAATCGCGCTTTGAACGGGTTGATCGGCGGCGGGTTCGAACGCGGTGCGAGCACGCTCGTTCTGGGTCCGGCGGGTACCGGAAAATCCCTGCTGGTGCTCAGCTTCGTGAAGTCGGCGATCGCCCGGGGCGAGAGCGCCGCCATGTTCATCTTCGACGAGGAACTCGGGCTCCTGTTCGATCGGGCGAAGGGGCTGGACATCGATCTGCAGGCGATGGTGGACAGCGGTCGGCTGCTGATCGAGCAGATCGACGCCGCCGAACTGACCCCCGGCGAGTTTTCCGAACGGGTGCGCAACTGCGTCGAGAAGCGTGGGGCGCAAACCGTGGTGATCGACAGCTTGAACGGGTATCAGGCGGCGATGCCCGAGGAGCAGGCGCTGATCCTGCACATGCACGAACTCCTGCAATATCTGAACCGGCGAGGCGCGATGACCTTCCTGACGGTGGCGCAGCACGGGCTGGTCGGTGACATGAAGTCACCGGTGGATGTCACCTACCTGGCCGACACGGTGATCCTGCTTCGATATTTCGAGGCATTGGGACGGGTCCGACGTGCCATCTCGGTCGTTAAAAAGCGGACCGGTTACCATGAAGACACGATCCGCGAATTTGTGATCGGCAGCGATGGCATCACGCTGGGTGAGCCACTGACTGCCTTCCAGGGGGTTTTGCGGGGCGTACCGACATTGGTCGGAGACGGTGAGCGGCTGTTGGATGTGGATTAG
- a CDS encoding putative quinol monooxygenase gives MIFEIAEIDVIAGHETAFEAGVAEAAPHFKAARGCRSFALTRGIEHPQRYRLTVGWDSVEDHMVHFRDSTGFQAWRRLVGPHFAAPPRVDHVERVIISF, from the coding sequence ATGATCTTCGAAATCGCCGAGATCGACGTGATCGCGGGGCACGAAACCGCATTCGAAGCGGGCGTCGCCGAGGCCGCGCCGCATTTCAAGGCGGCGCGCGGTTGCCGCAGCTTCGCGCTCACCCGCGGGATCGAGCATCCGCAGCGCTATCGCCTGACGGTCGGCTGGGACAGCGTCGAGGATCATATGGTGCATTTCCGCGACAGCACAGGATTTCAGGCGTGGCGCCGCCTTGTCGGCCCGCATTTCGCCGCCCCACCGCGCGTCGACCATGTCGAACGCGTGATCATTAGCTTCTGA
- a CDS encoding LacI family DNA-binding transcriptional regulator — translation MMAMDDAVRMERAIGSRIALATAVDVAHAAGVSQATVSRAFTPGSSISEATRDRIFRIAEQLGYQPNLIARSLTSGRSNLVGIGIENLRNPFFSETLEAMSLELAKAGLRSMLFTTRDDETADTPVQDVLRYRLDALVLVSATFSSGFASQCQAARVPVILYNRTNGDERISSVTGDNVFGARALAAFLIAGGHRRFAFIAGLEDSSTSRARESGFNAYLSEHGFAAPLRATGDFTYEGAAAATRRLLLSPDRPDAIFCANDHMATAAIDIAQFEFGLEVGRELSIVGFDDIQAASRPCYSLTTFAQRADLMVRATIDIIRGLRANDAPAAPVHRIINGELVIRTSARRPTRSAITASTT, via the coding sequence ATGATGGCGATGGACGATGCGGTGAGGATGGAGCGTGCGATCGGTAGCAGGATTGCGTTGGCGACCGCGGTCGACGTCGCGCATGCGGCAGGGGTCTCGCAGGCAACGGTCTCCCGCGCGTTCACGCCGGGATCGAGCATCAGCGAGGCGACCCGCGATCGTATCTTCCGGATCGCCGAACAACTCGGCTATCAGCCCAATCTGATCGCGCGCTCGCTGACCAGCGGACGGTCCAATCTCGTCGGCATTGGTATCGAAAATCTGCGCAATCCGTTCTTTTCCGAGACGCTGGAAGCGATGTCGCTGGAGCTGGCCAAGGCCGGCCTAAGGTCGATGCTGTTCACGACCCGCGACGATGAGACCGCCGACACGCCGGTCCAGGATGTATTGCGCTACCGCCTCGATGCGCTGGTGCTGGTGTCGGCGACGTTCTCGTCCGGCTTCGCTTCGCAATGCCAGGCGGCACGCGTGCCGGTCATCCTCTATAATCGCACGAACGGCGACGAGAGGATCTCCAGCGTCACCGGCGACAACGTCTTCGGTGCCCGGGCGCTCGCAGCGTTTCTGATCGCGGGCGGCCACCGGCGCTTCGCCTTCATCGCGGGGCTAGAGGATTCATCGACCAGCCGCGCCCGCGAAAGCGGCTTCAACGCCTATCTGTCGGAACACGGTTTCGCCGCCCCGCTGCGTGCGACCGGCGACTTTACCTATGAGGGCGCGGCCGCCGCCACGCGCCGTTTGTTGCTGTCGCCCGATCGTCCGGACGCGATCTTCTGCGCCAACGATCACATGGCCACCGCGGCGATCGACATCGCGCAATTCGAATTCGGGCTCGAGGTGGGGCGCGAACTCTCGATCGTCGGCTTCGACGATATCCAGGCGGCCAGCCGGCCATGCTACTCGCTCACCACCTTCGCGCAGCGTGCCGACCTGATGGTACGGGCGACGATCGACATTATCCGGGGATTGCGCGCGAACGACGCCCCCGCCGCGCCGGTGCATCGGATCATAAACGGCGAACTTGTTATCCGCACGAGTGCCCGACGCCCCACCCGCTCAGCCATCACTGCATCCACGACCTGA
- a CDS encoding GAF domain-containing protein, with translation MGDANDEAERAKILSRYKIMDTAPEEVFDQIVRDAAFLTGAPISTISMIDDTRQWFKAKVGLDHDGDPIDQSICAIAVRQGNAFIVEDASLDERFRDLRAVNRGDIRFYAGIPLKVRDGTRIGTLCVIDSKARTGLQPDEHVSLEALARRAVAALEIRRDLQEAQHGRPLSDGVWIEHARSLLDQAAAALSQVGATAALAQLETVIDVVGEISDECSTRDRHGS, from the coding sequence ATGGGCGATGCGAACGACGAAGCCGAACGCGCGAAAATCCTGAGCCGGTATAAAATTATGGATACGGCACCGGAGGAGGTTTTCGACCAGATCGTTCGGGATGCCGCGTTTCTCACCGGGGCACCGATCTCGACCATCTCGATGATCGATGACACGCGGCAATGGTTCAAGGCCAAGGTCGGCCTCGATCACGATGGCGACCCAATCGATCAGTCGATTTGCGCGATAGCGGTGCGCCAGGGCAATGCTTTCATCGTGGAGGATGCCAGCCTCGACGAGCGGTTTCGCGATCTGCGAGCCGTCAATCGCGGCGATATCCGCTTTTATGCCGGCATCCCGCTGAAGGTTCGCGATGGCACGCGGATCGGGACGCTGTGCGTGATCGATAGCAAGGCCAGGACCGGTCTGCAGCCCGACGAGCATGTCAGTCTCGAGGCGCTCGCTCGGCGCGCAGTGGCCGCGCTCGAAATTCGTCGCGACTTGCAGGAAGCGCAGCACGGGCGGCCGCTCAGCGACGGCGTGTGGATCGAGCATGCGAGGTCCTTACTGGACCAGGCGGCAGCCGCGCTATCACAGGTCGGTGCGACGGCCGCGCTGGCGCAACTTGAAACGGTCATAGACGTTGTCGGCGAGATTTCAGATGAATGTTCCACACGAGATCGGCATGGATCATGA